A stretch of the Pogona vitticeps strain Pit_001003342236 chromosome 8, PviZW2.1, whole genome shotgun sequence genome encodes the following:
- the THYN1 gene encoding thymocyte nuclear protein 1 isoform X2, with the protein MPPRGKKRRATSTAVKEPASKAAKGEAQKNSEESRSSRVKTKRVESRNVPESAQGEVGAKQEGSKKVYTHWLMKSEPESRLEKGVDVKARNFLRAMKVGQEAFFYHSNCKGPGIAGIVKITKEAYPDHTQFDKTDPHYDSSSSKENPKWSMVDVQFVRMTKRFIPLAELKAHHQAHKTSGGPLKEMSLFTRQRLSVQPLTDEEFEFILSLEEKKP; encoded by the exons CTGTAAAAGAACCTGCTTCTAAAGCAGCCAAAGGAGAGGCCCAGAAGAACAGTGAGGAATCTCGATCATCCAGAGTCAAAACCAAAAGGGTGGAATCAAGAAATGTTCCTGAAAGCGCTCAAGGAGAAGTTGGTGCCAAGCAGGAAGGAAGCAAGAAAGTGTATACTCACTGGCTTATGAAATCGGAGCCTGAGAGCAGGTTGGAGAAAGGAGTGGATGTGAAA GCACGGAATTTCTTGAGGGCCATGAAAGTCGGCCAGGAGGCTTTCTTCTATCACAGTAATTGCAAAGGACCCGGGATTGCTGGCATTGTCAAG ATAACGAAGGAAGCCTATCCGGATCACACTCAGTTTGACAAAACAGATCCTCACTATGATTCTTCCAGCAGCAAAGAGAACCCCAAGTGGTCTATG GTTGATGTACAGTTTGTGCGAATGACCAAGCGGTTCATCCCTCTGGCTGAGCTGAAAGCTCATCATCAGGCGCACAAAACATCTGGCGGGCCCCTGAAAGAGATGTCCCTTTTCACGAGACAGAGGCTGTCCGTCCAGCCCTTGACCGATG AGGAATTTGAGTTTATTTTGAGCCTAGAAGAGAAGAAGCCGTAG
- the THYN1 gene encoding thymocyte nuclear protein 1 isoform X1: MPPRGKKRRATSTAVKEPASKAAKGEAQKNSEESRSSRVKTKRVESRNVPESAQGEVGAKQEGSKKVYTHWLMKSEPESRLEKGVDVKFGIEDLKAQPEQTACWDGVRNYQARNFLRAMKVGQEAFFYHSNCKGPGIAGIVKITKEAYPDHTQFDKTDPHYDSSSSKENPKWSMVDVQFVRMTKRFIPLAELKAHHQAHKTSGGPLKEMSLFTRQRLSVQPLTDEEFEFILSLEEKKP, from the exons CTGTAAAAGAACCTGCTTCTAAAGCAGCCAAAGGAGAGGCCCAGAAGAACAGTGAGGAATCTCGATCATCCAGAGTCAAAACCAAAAGGGTGGAATCAAGAAATGTTCCTGAAAGCGCTCAAGGAGAAGTTGGTGCCAAGCAGGAAGGAAGCAAGAAAGTGTATACTCACTGGCTTATGAAATCGGAGCCTGAGAGCAGGTTGGAGAAAGGAGTGGATGTGAAA TTCGGCATAGAAGATTTAAAAGCTCAGCCCGAACAGACAGCATGCTGGGATGGAGTCAGGAATTATCAG GCACGGAATTTCTTGAGGGCCATGAAAGTCGGCCAGGAGGCTTTCTTCTATCACAGTAATTGCAAAGGACCCGGGATTGCTGGCATTGTCAAG ATAACGAAGGAAGCCTATCCGGATCACACTCAGTTTGACAAAACAGATCCTCACTATGATTCTTCCAGCAGCAAAGAGAACCCCAAGTGGTCTATG GTTGATGTACAGTTTGTGCGAATGACCAAGCGGTTCATCCCTCTGGCTGAGCTGAAAGCTCATCATCAGGCGCACAAAACATCTGGCGGGCCCCTGAAAGAGATGTCCCTTTTCACGAGACAGAGGCTGTCCGTCCAGCCCTTGACCGATG AGGAATTTGAGTTTATTTTGAGCCTAGAAGAGAAGAAGCCGTAG